In Nocardia sp. NBC_00403, one DNA window encodes the following:
- a CDS encoding SRPBCC family protein, producing the protein MGSIKKEIVVEAPVDDVWAIIRDFGQGPIRMAPGYVTECRLDDPGVRVATFVNGTVLRERLIALDEAEHRFVYSIVGDSVAPVHNNASMQVFPHDNGSRFVWIHDVLPDELAVAFGVGMDEGLRVFKETVEGAVTAKS; encoded by the coding sequence ATGGGATCGATCAAGAAGGAGATCGTTGTCGAGGCCCCCGTCGACGACGTATGGGCGATCATCCGCGATTTCGGCCAGGGCCCGATTCGCATGGCGCCCGGTTACGTCACCGAGTGCCGGCTCGATGATCCCGGCGTTCGGGTGGCCACGTTCGTGAACGGAACGGTGCTGCGTGAGCGTCTGATCGCGTTGGACGAGGCGGAGCACCGATTCGTGTACTCCATCGTCGGCGACAGTGTCGCGCCGGTGCACAACAATGCGTCGATGCAGGTCTTCCCGCACGACAACGGCAGCCGGTTCGTCTGGATCCACGACGTGCTGCCCGACGAACTCGCGGTCGCGTTCGGTGTGGGCATGGACGAAGGTTTGCGGGTCTTCAAGGAAACCGTCGAAGGCGCGGTCACCGCCAAATCCTGA
- a CDS encoding CGNR zinc finger domain-containing protein → MPARAETTAADDRTPAVMRRLVEFVNTRRADGDAIGTPDQLATWLHDHALLPRDTAVTAHERDRAARVREGLRAMLAQNNADPVSSPRPDGLDPTAHAELSAMTAELPLTLDVTSTPPTLVPATHGSVDTALATLLADIATAVAAGTWSRLKTCREPSCRWAFYDHSRNRGRTWCSMNVCGNRVKVRASHRRNSAR, encoded by the coding sequence ATGCCCGCCAGAGCCGAGACCACGGCCGCCGATGACCGCACGCCCGCCGTGATGCGTCGACTAGTGGAATTCGTCAACACCCGCCGCGCCGACGGCGACGCCATCGGCACCCCGGACCAGCTGGCCACCTGGCTGCACGATCACGCACTACTGCCCCGCGACACCGCCGTCACCGCCCACGAACGCGACCGCGCGGCCCGAGTCCGAGAAGGACTGCGCGCCATGCTCGCCCAGAACAATGCCGACCCTGTGAGCAGCCCACGACCCGACGGACTCGACCCCACAGCACATGCCGAGCTGTCGGCCATGACCGCAGAACTCCCCCTGACACTCGACGTCACCAGCACGCCCCCGACCCTGGTGCCCGCCACCCACGGATCGGTCGACACCGCCCTGGCCACCCTTCTCGCCGACATCGCCACTGCCGTCGCCGCGGGCACCTGGTCCCGCCTCAAAACCTGCCGCGAACCAAGCTGCCGCTGGGCCTTCTACGACCACTCCCGCAACCGCGGCCGCACCTGGTGCTCGATGAACGTCTGCGGCAATCGCGTGAAAGTCCGCGCCTCCCATCGCCGCAACTCCGCGCGATAG
- a CDS encoding ribonuclease D, producing the protein MPVADESDQGSTAEDNAAEPLLVPAAGVPPVLATAREIADAAARLAGGTGPLAVDAERASGFRYSARAYLIQLRRAGAGSFLVDPIPVTDELAPLAEAINDLEWVLHSADQDLPGLAELGLHPARLFDTELGGRLAGFERVGLAAMVEKLLGRALRKGHGAADWSTRPLPDEWLNYAALDVELLLELRDEVAKALDEQGKTDWAAQEFEHVRSTEPGAPKADRWRRTSGIHQLRRTRQLAIVRELWNTRDGLARSRDVAPARILPDSAIVSAATTEPRTIAQLRALPVFGGPRQRRYSREWLGAVDRGRTLPDSELPPLTQPFDGPPPVNRWERRDAAAAARLTRARAEMGELSTEHAIPVENLLSPDLVRRLCWDGLPDYDRIPDSPADLAAAIDGFLKSGGARPWQRELAVPRLTAALTPETRDA; encoded by the coding sequence ATGCCGGTAGCAGACGAGTCCGACCAGGGCAGCACAGCGGAAGACAACGCAGCGGAGCCGCTGCTGGTCCCCGCGGCGGGTGTTCCACCCGTACTGGCTACCGCACGCGAGATCGCCGATGCCGCTGCCCGCCTTGCCGGGGGCACCGGTCCGCTGGCTGTCGACGCCGAACGTGCGTCCGGTTTCCGATATTCGGCCCGGGCTTACCTGATCCAACTGCGCCGCGCCGGAGCGGGCAGCTTCCTCGTCGACCCGATTCCGGTGACCGATGAGCTCGCCCCGCTGGCCGAGGCGATCAACGATCTCGAATGGGTACTGCATTCGGCGGACCAGGACCTGCCGGGTCTCGCCGAACTCGGTCTGCATCCCGCGCGGCTGTTCGACACCGAATTGGGTGGCAGGCTGGCCGGTTTCGAACGCGTCGGGCTCGCGGCGATGGTCGAGAAGCTGCTCGGCAGGGCGCTGCGCAAGGGCCATGGCGCGGCCGACTGGTCCACGAGGCCGCTGCCCGACGAGTGGCTGAACTACGCCGCGCTCGATGTCGAGCTGCTACTGGAACTGCGCGACGAAGTCGCGAAAGCACTCGACGAACAGGGCAAGACAGATTGGGCCGCACAGGAATTCGAGCACGTTCGCAGCACCGAGCCCGGCGCGCCGAAGGCCGATCGGTGGCGGCGTACCTCCGGTATCCACCAACTGCGCCGCACCAGGCAGCTGGCGATCGTGCGCGAACTGTGGAACACCAGGGACGGGTTGGCGCGATCCCGCGACGTCGCGCCCGCGCGCATCCTCCCGGACTCCGCGATCGTTTCCGCCGCGACCACCGAGCCGCGCACCATCGCCCAGCTGCGGGCGCTGCCGGTCTTCGGCGGGCCACGGCAGCGGCGGTACTCCCGAGAGTGGCTCGGCGCCGTCGACCGCGGTCGGACGCTGCCCGACAGTGAGCTGCCGCCACTGACCCAGCCCTTCGACGGGCCGCCTCCGGTGAACCGGTGGGAACGCCGGGATGCCGCTGCGGCCGCCCGGCTGACCAGGGCGCGTGCCGAGATGGGTGAGCTGTCCACCGAACATGCCATTCCGGTGGAGAATCTGCTCTCCCCCGACCTGGTGCGGCGCCTGTGCTGGGACGGGCTGCCGGATTACGACCGTATCCCGGATTCACCCGCCGACCTGGCGGCGGCCATCGACGGATTCCTCAAGTCGGGCGGGGCGCGGCCGTGGCAGCGGGAGCTGGCGGTACCTCGGCTGACGGCAGCGCTGACTCCGGAAACGCGCGACGCTTAA
- the dxs gene encoding 1-deoxy-D-xylulose-5-phosphate synthase — translation MGVLSRVDAPEDLRRLNVAELRELAAEIREFLVEKVAATGGHLGPNLGVVELTIALHRVFDSPADPLIFDTGHQAYVHKILTGRKDQFDSLRTRGGLSGYPSRAESVHDWVESSHASASLSYADGLAKAFALTGQDRHVVAVVGDGALTGGMCWEALNNIAGAPDRPVVVVVNDNGRSYAPTIGGLADRLTALRTQPAYEHALDAGKRILKSIPRVGESAYSMVHAVKAGIKDAVSPQELFSDIGLKYVGPVDGHDGVALEAALRRAKDFGGPVVVHVVTQKGRGYSHAENHEADQMHACDPIDPLTGRPLGAKAPGWTAVFSEELIAHAERRDDIVAITAAMPGPTGLSAFGERFPDRMFDVGIAEQHAMASAAGLALGGMHPVVAIYSTFLNRAFDQLLMDVALLKQPVTVVLDRAGITGNDGASHNGMWDLSVLGIIPGIRVAAPRDAGTLREELAEALAISDGPTAIRFPKGSVVEDISAVERLEGVDVLRLPEQDGGSAQTQRGDVLLVAVGPFAELALQVADLLQPEGISITVIDPRWVLPVSDTIVKLAENYRLLVTLEDGGLHGGIGSTISARLRGAGLDVPTRDLGVPQHFLDHASRNQIHEELGLTAPDIARRITGWLDAR, via the coding sequence GTCACCTCGGACCCAATCTCGGTGTGGTGGAACTGACCATCGCCCTGCATCGGGTCTTCGACTCGCCGGCCGATCCGTTGATCTTCGACACCGGGCATCAGGCCTATGTGCACAAGATCCTGACCGGCCGCAAGGACCAGTTCGATTCGCTGCGGACGCGGGGCGGGCTGTCCGGCTACCCGAGTCGGGCCGAGAGCGTGCACGACTGGGTGGAGTCTTCGCACGCCTCGGCGTCGCTGTCGTACGCCGATGGCCTCGCGAAAGCGTTCGCGCTGACCGGCCAGGATCGGCATGTGGTCGCGGTCGTCGGTGACGGCGCGCTCACCGGCGGCATGTGCTGGGAGGCGCTCAACAACATTGCCGGAGCTCCCGATCGTCCGGTGGTCGTGGTGGTCAACGACAACGGCCGCTCCTACGCGCCCACCATCGGCGGCCTCGCCGACCGGCTGACCGCGCTGCGCACCCAGCCTGCCTACGAGCACGCGCTGGATGCGGGTAAGCGGATCCTCAAGAGCATCCCGCGCGTCGGCGAATCCGCGTACTCGATGGTGCACGCGGTGAAGGCCGGGATCAAAGACGCCGTCAGCCCGCAGGAGCTGTTCAGTGATATCGGACTCAAGTACGTCGGCCCGGTCGACGGCCACGACGGTGTCGCGCTGGAAGCAGCCCTGCGCAGGGCGAAGGATTTCGGCGGTCCGGTCGTCGTCCATGTGGTGACGCAAAAGGGCCGCGGGTACTCACACGCCGAGAACCACGAAGCCGATCAGATGCATGCGTGCGATCCGATCGACCCGCTGACGGGCCGGCCGCTCGGCGCCAAGGCGCCCGGCTGGACCGCGGTGTTCTCCGAGGAGTTGATCGCGCACGCGGAACGCCGCGACGACATCGTCGCCATCACCGCCGCCATGCCCGGGCCGACCGGCCTTTCGGCATTCGGTGAGCGTTTCCCGGACCGGATGTTCGACGTCGGTATCGCCGAGCAGCACGCCATGGCCTCCGCCGCGGGTCTCGCGCTCGGCGGCATGCACCCGGTGGTCGCCATCTACTCCACCTTCCTCAACCGCGCCTTCGATCAGCTGCTGATGGATGTCGCCCTGCTGAAGCAGCCGGTCACCGTGGTGCTCGACCGCGCGGGCATCACCGGAAACGACGGCGCCAGCCACAACGGCATGTGGGACCTCTCGGTGCTGGGCATCATCCCCGGTATCCGCGTGGCCGCCCCGCGCGATGCGGGCACCCTGCGCGAAGAACTCGCCGAGGCGCTGGCCATCAGTGACGGCCCGACCGCCATCCGCTTCCCGAAGGGCAGCGTCGTCGAAGATATTTCGGCCGTCGAACGCCTCGAGGGCGTCGACGTGCTTCGCCTGCCCGAGCAGGACGGCGGCTCCGCTCAGACCCAGCGTGGTGACGTCCTCCTCGTCGCCGTGGGCCCCTTCGCCGAACTGGCACTGCAAGTAGCGGATCTGCTACAACCAGAAGGTATTTCGATCACCGTCATCGATCCGCGCTGGGTTCTCCCGGTGTCCGACACCATTGTCAAACTCGCCGAAAACTATCGCCTTCTGGTCACTCTCGAAGACGGCGGCCTGCACGGCGGCATCGGCTCCACCATCTCCGCCCGCCTCCGCGGCGCGGGCCTGGACGTGCCGACCCGCGATCTCGGTGTCCCCCAACACTTCCTGGACCATGCCTCGCGCAACCAGATCCATGAGGAATTGGGCCTGACGGCCCCCGACATCGCCCGCCGCATCACGGGTTGGCTCGACGCCCGCTGA
- a CDS encoding DUF3000 domain-containing protein has translation MATATVHPRIELAPIRPPQRLAPYSYALGAEVKHPETAVVPVDSEGDAFGRLILLHDPDGDDAWHGTFRLVAYIQADIDGALATDPLLPEVAWSWLVDALETRNEPFTALGGTVTSTSSVRYGDIAGPPRAHQLELRASWTAVTTDMRPHVEAFCEVLAYAAGLPPAGITHLRPESYTSNDHI, from the coding sequence TGCACCCTCGGATCGAGCTGGCACCGATCCGCCCGCCGCAACGCCTGGCCCCCTATTCGTACGCGCTCGGCGCCGAAGTCAAACACCCCGAAACCGCTGTCGTGCCAGTCGATTCCGAGGGCGATGCGTTCGGCAGGCTGATCCTCCTACACGATCCGGACGGCGACGACGCATGGCACGGCACCTTCCGTCTGGTCGCCTATATCCAGGCCGACATCGACGGCGCGCTGGCCACCGACCCGCTGTTGCCGGAGGTCGCCTGGAGTTGGCTGGTGGACGCTCTCGAAACGCGCAACGAGCCGTTCACGGCCCTGGGCGGCACCGTCACCTCGACGAGTTCGGTGCGCTACGGCGACATCGCCGGGCCGCCACGGGCGCACCAATTGGAGCTGCGCGCATCGTGGACTGCGGTCACCACCGACATGCGGCCACACGTGGAAGCGTTCTGCGAAGTGCTCGCCTACGCGGCCGGGCTGCCGCCCGCCGGGATCACCCATCTGCGGCCAGAGTCCTATACCAGCAACGACCACATCTAA